One Fusarium falciforme chromosome 1, complete sequence genomic window carries:
- a CDS encoding TPT domain-containing protein, protein MSRPNNEEPVPLLSSEERDLETKGELDLESHAGRAEPPKNQNLEHEYSIPSTVKFAWLGTYFFFSLLLTLYNKLVLGMVSLQPREFDDARACALSARAVIRNSVRHDANHAPALQFHFPWLLTFLHASFASAGTYVMMQLGYFKLSRLGRRENLALVAFSALFTANIAVSNLSLAMVSVPFYQTMRMLCPIFTILIYRVYYGRTYSSMTYLSLLPLIIGAAMTTLGEMSFTDAGFLLTILGVILAALKTVVTNRFMTGSLALPPIEFLLRMSPLAALQALACATATGEVSGFHKLITSGDVSLPPAFASLFGNGFLALLLNISSFNTNKLAGALTMTVCGNLKQCLTVALGIVLFDVTVDLLNGAGMAVTMLGAAIYSKAELDNKNRKSQQAAAAAATAYKPVDQQVR, encoded by the exons ATGTCTCGTCCCAACAATGAGGAGCCcgtccctctcctctcctccgaGGAGAGAGATCTCGAGACCAAGGGCGAACTCGACCTCGAGAGCCATGCCGGCCGCGCCGAGCCCCCCAAGAACCAGAACCTCGAGCACGAGTACTCGATCCCCAGCACAGTCAAGTTTGCTTGGCTCGGCAcctacttcttcttctcgcttCTCCTGACTCTGTACAACAAGCTGGTTCTGGGAATGGTAAGTCTACAACCTCGAGAGTTTGATGACGCCCGCGCCTGCGCCCTCTCGGCCCGCGCCGTCATACGCAACTCTGTTCGACACGATGCTAACCATGCGCCCGCGTTGCAGTTTCACTTCCCTTGGCTTCTGACCTTCCTCCACGCTTCTTTCGCCAGCGCTGGTACCTATGTCATGATGCAGTTGGGCTACTTCAAGCTGTCGCGACTGGGTCGCCGTGAGAACCTCGCCCTGGTCGCTTTCAGTGCCCTTTTCACCGCCAACATTGCCGTCTCCAACCTGTCTCTGGCCATGGTTTCCGTTCCCTTCTACCAGACCATGCGCATGCTGTGCCCGATCTTCACCATCCTCATCTACCGCGTCTACTACGGCCGCACCTACAGCTCCATGACCTACCTCTCTCTGCTGCCTCTCATCATTGGTGCCGCCATGACCACTCTGGGTGAGATGAGCTTCACTGATGCTGGTTTCCTCCTCACCATCCTGGGTGTCATTCTTGCTGCTCTCAAG ACCGTCGTCACCAACCGATTCATGACTGGCTCTCTCGCCCTGCCTCCCATCGAGTTCCTTCTCCGCATGTCTCCTCTCGCTGCTCTCCAGGCTCTGGCTTGCGCCACCGCGACCGGTGAGGTTAGCGGCTTCCACAAGCTCATCACCTCGGGCGAcgtctctctccctcccgcCTTCGCCTCGCTCTTCGGAAACGGTTTCCTTGCTCTGCTGCTCAACATCTCTtcgttcaacaccaacaagcttGCTGGTGCCCTCACCATGACTGTTTGCGGTAATCTCAAGCAGTGCTTGACCGTTGCCCTCGGCATTGTACTCTTCGATGTGACCGTCGACCTGCTTAACGGAGCTGGTATGGCCGTCACTATGCTTGGTGCTGCCATCTACAGCAAAGCCGAGCTCGACAACAAGAACCGAAAGAGCCAGcaggccgccgccgccgctgccaccGCTTACAAGCCCGTCGACCAGCAGGTCCGGTAG
- a CDS encoding Ribose-phosphate diphosphokinase produces MLDQMANDIKLLSGSGHPELSSLMATRLGITVANTMCLKYSNQETSVSIGESVRDEDVFIVQSVAPGQVNDGIMEVFITANACRSASARSITVVLPFFPYSRQDKKDKSRAPISARLMANMLQVSGVNHVITMDLHASQIQGFFNVPVDNLFAEPSIFRWIRENLNIEDCVIVSPDAGGAKRATNIADRLKTAFALIHKERPRPNVVGRMVLVGDVKDKTAIIVDDMADTCGTLAKAAATLNEHGARQIFAIVTHGILSGNAIETINNSCLSGLVVTNTVPLGDKVERCPKLKVIDVSGTLAEAIRRTHNGESVSYLFTNAPL; encoded by the exons ATGCTGGATCAAATGGCCAACGATATCAAGCTCCTCTCGGGGAGCGGTCACCCGGAGCTCAGCTCCCTGATGGCCACCCG ACTCGGCATCACTGTCGCAAACACCATGTGCCTGAAGTACTCGAACCAGGAGACGAGCGTCTCCATCGGCGAGTCGGTTCGTGATGAGGATGTATTCATCGTCCAGTCGGTCGCGCCGGGCCAGGTCAACGATGGCATCATGGAGGTCTTTATCACGGCCAATGCTTGCCGTAGCGCTTCAGCTCGAAGCATCACCGTCGTCCTCCCCTTCTTTCCCTACAGCAgacaggacaagaaggacaagtcgCGCGCCCCAATCAGCGCAAGGCTAATGGCAAACATGCTGCAGGTGTCTGGTGTC AATCATGTCATCACGATGGACCTGCATGCCTCGCAAATCCAGGGCTTCTTCAACGTGCCCGTGGATAACCTCTTTGCTGAGCCGTCCATCTTTCGATGGATCCGAGAGAATCTAAACATTGAAGACTGCGTCATTGTCTCACCTGATGCTGGCGGCGCGAAGCGTGCGACAAATATTGCTGATCGTCTTAAGACTGCATTTGCTTTGATCCACAAGGAGCGTCCACGTCCTAACGTCGTCGGCCGGATGGTGCTGGTCGGTGAtgttaaggataagactgcTATCATTGTGGATGATATGGCGGATACCTGTGGAACT CTTGCAAAGGCGGCGGCCACGCTTAATGAGCATGGGGCCCGTCAGATCTTTGCGATTGTTACCCACGGAATTCTCAGTGGTAATGCCATTgagactattaataattcttgcCTTTCTGGCTTGGTCGTAACCAACA cTGTGCCGC TTGGCGACAAGGTTGAACGCTgccccaagctcaaggtgaTTGATGTGTCTGGAACTCTGGCTGAG GCCATTCGGAGAACCCACAACGGCGAGTCCGTCTCGTACCTCTTCACCAACGCTCCTCTGTGA
- a CDS encoding PCI domain-containing protein: MEQTKALNALEPFLALSKPATSPRAAADLVTRATSAQNTFLFTELIQTPAIQGLTGSEFASHLTLLQTFAYGTYASYKTTEGLPALSEVQATKLRQLSLLTLARDRKNLSYAALQDALDLPGDREVENLVISAVYAGLLHATLDPARAVVQVTSVAPLRDLAPGAIPDLATALKKWSDRCTSTLGDLETQIKDIQTAATARQREQRAADDKLKQQVSDAQEGSARAFGMTGLTREMINRRGLNKRPVMEVGNLPESELMDVDESEEEKKRASKRKM, encoded by the exons ATGGAGCAGACAAAAGCTCTCAACGCCCTCGAG CCCTTTCTCGCTCTCTCCAAGCCAGCCACCTCTCcccgcgccgccgccgacctCGTCACCCGAGCCACCTCCGCCCAAAACACCTTTCTCTTCACCGAGCTCATCCAAACACCCGCCATCCAGGGCCTCACTGGTTCAGAGTTCGCGTCACACCTCACACTCCTCCAGACATTCGCCTACGGCACATACGCTTCCTACAAAACGACCGAGGGCCTGCCCGCCCTTTCAGAGGTCCAGGCAACAAAGCTCCGTCAGCTCTCGCTCCTCACACTAGCCCGAGACAGAAAGAACCTATCCTACGCCGCGCTACAGGATGCTCTCGACTTGCCCGGAGACCGTGAAGTTGAGAACCTCGTCATCTCGGCCGTTTACGCTGGTCTTCTCCATGCCACGCTCGACCCAGCCCGTGCTGTCGTCCAGGTCACTAGCGTCGCGCCCCTACGTGACCTCGCTCCGGGAGCGATACCCGACCTGGCTACGGCGCTTAAGAAGTGGTCAGACCGCTGCACTTCGACTCTCGGGGACTTGGAAACTCAGATCAAGGATATCCAGACAGCGGCCACGGCGCGACAGCGGGAGCAGCGCGCTGCTGACGATAAGCTCAAGCAGCAAGTGAGTGATGCCCAGGAGGGTAGCGCTCGCGCGTTTGGCATGACAGGCTTGACGAGGGAAATGATTAATAGAAGAGGCCTTAACAAGCGGCCCGTCATGGAAGTCGGTAACCTGCCAGAGAGTGAGCTCATGGACGTGGACGAgtccgaggaggagaagaagcgagcCAGCAAGCGCAAGATGTGA
- a CDS encoding 60S ribosomal protein L31-B, giving the protein MSSKKPSGKTQRSAIADVVAREYTIHMHKRLHGVTFKKRAPRAIKEIKSFATKAMGTSDVRIDPQLNKKVWENGIKGVDYRLRIRISRRRNDEEGAKEKLYSYVQAVNVKDAKGLPTVLVEE; this is encoded by the exons ATGTCGTCCAAGAAGCCCTCTGGCAAGACTCAGCGCTCCGCTATTGCGGATGTCGTCGCCCGCGAGTACACCATCCACATGCACAAGCGA CTCCATGGTGTCACCTTCAAGAAGAGGGCTCCCCGtgccatcaaggagatcaagtCCTTCGCCACCAAGGCCATG GGTACCTCTGATGTCCGCATCGACCCCCAGCTCAACAAGAAGGTCTGGGAGAACGGTATCAAGGGTGTTGACTACCGACTCCGAATCCGAATTTCCCGACGACGAAATGACGAGGAGGgtgccaaggagaagctgtACAGCTACGTTCAGGCTGTGAACGTCAAGGACGCCAAGGGCCTCCCCACGGTCCTTGTTGAGGAATAA
- a CDS encoding Anaphase-promoting complex subunit 11 translates to MKVTIKEWNTVATWRWDIPEDDVCGICQVHFDGTCPTCKYPGDSCSLLSGKCGHNFHMHCILEWIKQDSSRGQCPMCRQRFEWENPLVPRPPQAG, encoded by the exons ATGAAAGTCACCATCAAGGAGTGGAACACGGTCGCTACCTGGCGATGGGACATTCCTGAGGACGACGTCTGTGGCATCTGCCAGGTCCACTTCGACGGGACGTGTCCGACTTGCAAATATCCTGGTGATTCTTGCAGCCTGT TATCGGGAAAATGCGGCCACAACTTTCACATG CATTGCATACTCGAATGGATCAAGCAGGACTCTTCGAGGGGTCAGTGCCCTATGTGTCGTCAAC GGTTTGAGTGGGAAAATCCTCTAGTCCCGAGGCCACCGCAAGCTGGATAA
- a CDS encoding 40S ribosomal protein S2, which produces MADRGASRGGGFGSRGGDRGRGRGRGRGRGRGKNEEKEWQPVTKLGRLVKAGKINSMEEIYLHSLPIKEYQIVDNFLPKLKDEVMKIKPVQKQTRAGQRTRFKAIVIIGDSEGHVGLGIKTSKEVATAIRAAIIIAKLSVIPVRRGYWGTNLGQPHSLPCKESGKCGSVTVRLIPAPRGTGLVASPAVKRFLQLAGVEDAYTSSAGSTKTLENTLKATFVAVSNTYGFLTPNLWKETKLIRSPLDEYADTLRDGKRY; this is translated from the exons ATGGCTGAccgaggagcttctcgcgGCGGTGGTTTCGGATCCCGAGGCGGTGACCGCGGCCGTGGACGTGGACGTGGtcgtggccgtggccgtggcaagaacgaggagaaggagtggCAGCCCGTCACCAAGCTCGGTCGATTGGTCAAGGCCGGCAAGATCAACAGCATGGAGGAGATTTACCTGCACTCCCTGCCCATCAAGGAGTACCAGATTGTCGACAACTTCCtgcccaagctcaaggatgaggtTATGAAG ATCAAGCCCGTCCAGAAGCAGACCCGTGCCGGTCAGCGAACCCGATTCAAGGCCATTGTCATCATTGGTGATTCCGAGGGCCACGTCGGTCTCGGTATCAAGACCTCCAAGGAAGTCGCTACCGCCATCCgcgccgccatcatcatcgccaagctCAGCGTCATCCCCGTCCGAAGAGGTTACTGGGGTACCAACCTTGGTCAGCCTCACTCCCTGCCCTGCAAGGAGTCTGGCAAGTGCGGTTCCGTCACCGTCCGT CTCATCCCCGCTCCCCGCGGTACTGGCCTCGTCGCCTCCCCCGCCGTCAAGCGATTCCTCCAGCTCGCCGGTGTCGAGGACGCCTACACCTCGTCCGCTGGCTCCACCAAGACCCTCGAGAACACCCTCAAGGCTACCTTTGTGGCCGTCTCCAACACCTACGGCTTCCTCACCCCCAACCTGTGGAAGGAGACCAAGCTCATCCGGAGTCCCCTGGATGAGTACGCCGACACCCTGCGGGACGGCAAGCGATACTAA